The following proteins are co-located in the Planctomycetota bacterium genome:
- the rpsO gene encoding 30S ribosomal protein S15 has product MDGTKKSELIGTYRVHDQDTGSPEVQVALLTERINHLAEHLKSHRKDHTSRRGLLLMVGRRTRLLRYLHRVSPDRYTLVVKRLGIRK; this is encoded by the coding sequence ATGGACGGAACGAAGAAGAGCGAACTCATCGGCACGTATCGGGTGCATGACCAGGACACGGGGTCGCCCGAGGTGCAAGTGGCGCTGCTGACGGAACGCATCAACCATCTGGCCGAACACCTGAAGTCCCACCGCAAGGACCACACCTCGCGACGCGGCCTGCTGCTGATGGTGGGCCGGCGCACCCGGCTGCTGCGGTATCTGCACCGCGTCAGTCCGGACCGGTACACGTTGGTGGTGAAGCGGCTGGGGATCCGCAAGTAG